Proteins from a single region of Styela clava chromosome 1, kaStyClav1.hap1.2, whole genome shotgun sequence:
- the LOC120334737 gene encoding plasminogen receptor (KT)-like, whose translation MGSMLSSQMGSVMDENMKKQQDFMMKNQQTMMERNIVMQNEMRERQMAMGIARAREIIKYYAGFYSFVLVGGLAGAMKGRPAAAIPLIPFSFILAFQYDAAYGTLLSRVRDGANSIIKDEHDLLGLPKGLPTFETIEEGRLARKQ comes from the exons ATGGGTTCAATGCTTTCGTCCCAAATGGGTTCAGTAATGGATGAAAACATGAAGAAGCAGCAGGATTTTATGATGAAAAACCAACAAACCATGATGGAGCGGAATATTGTTATGCAG AATGAAATGAGAGAGCGACAAATGGCGATGGGAATTGCAAGAGCTCGTGAAATTATCAAGTATTATGCCGGATTCTACAGCTTCGTTCTTGTTGGGGGTTTGGCTGG agcAATGAAAGGTCGTCCAGCCGCAGCCATTCCACTAATTCCATTCTCATTTATTCTTGCGTTCCAATATGACGCAGCTTACGGAACTTTGCTGTCAAGGGTCAGAG ATGGCGCCAACAGCATTATAAAAGACGAACATGATCTACTTGGACTTCCCAAAGGTCTCCCGACATTTGAAACTATAGAAGAAGGAAGATTAGCCAGGAAGCAGTAG